In one Culex quinquefasciatus strain JHB chromosome 2, VPISU_Cqui_1.0_pri_paternal, whole genome shotgun sequence genomic region, the following are encoded:
- the LOC6048315 gene encoding uncharacterized protein LOC6048315, giving the protein MAHVPTAEWGFQKRFNLESTSKIRKLSPFMDDAGVVRMESRIVAADFVPFDTRYPIIMPKDHTATKLLIDWYHRKYLHGNCETVENELRQRFHVPNLRTAARKAKNDCLLCQLKAKVPVVPRMAPLPAARLKAFERPFSYVGVDYFGPVAVRVNRTTAKRWVALFTCLTTRAVHLEVVHSLSAESCKMSFRRLIARRGAPVEIYSDRGTNFVGSSNELQKEMKVVEEKLAETFTNATTKWVFNPPASPHMGGAWERLVRSVKTALAAMNTARLPNEETLATLVAEAESIVNSRPLTWIPLEAGHQEALTPNHFLLLSTSGVVQTQKTLADSKDACRNQWNLMRVIIDQFWRRWVREYLPDLTRRTKWHEETPCGMVGSGDVWRKWSWAATVEFVRL; this is encoded by the exons AAAAGCGGTTCAATCTGGAATCCACGAGCAAGATTCGAAAGTTATCGCcatttatggatgacgccggCGTGGTGCGCATGGAGAGCAGAATCGTTGCGGCCGATTTCGTGCCGTTCGACACTCGGTACCCCATCATCATGCCAAAGGACCACACGGCGACGAAGTTGCTGATCGACTGGTACCACCGGAAATATCTGCACGGGAACTGCGAAACGGTGGAAAACGAGCTGAGACAACGATTTCACGTGCCGAATTTGCGGACGGCTGCCCGCAAAGCGAAGAACGACTGCCTGCTGTGCCAGTTGAAAGCGAAGGTTCCGGTCGTCCCGCGGATGGCTCCACTACCTGCTGCCAGGCTGAAGGCGTTCGAGCGACCTTTTTCGTACGTGGGCGTCGATTACTTCGGACCTGTTGCAGTGCGGGTGAACCGCACCACCGCTAAAAGATGGGTGGCGCTGTTCACATGTCTGACAACGCGCGCCGTGCACCTGGAGGTCGTCCACTCGCTCTCCGCCGAGTCGTGCAAGATGTCCTTTCGACGGTTGATCGCCAGAAGAGGCGCGCCTGTGGAGATCTACAGCGATCGTGGCACGAACTTCGTCGGATCCAGCAACGAGTTGCAGAAGGAGATGAAAGTCGTCGAGGAGAAGCTCGCCGAAACCTTCACCAACGCAACCACAAAGTGGGTGTTCAACCCGCCTGCCTCCCCTCACATGGGAGGCGCGTGGGAGAGACTCGTGCGTTCGGTGAAAACGGCGCTGGCAGCAATGAACACAGCGAGGCTGCCCAACGAAGAGACGCTGGCGACGCTGGTGGCAGAAGCTGAAAGCATCGTGAATTCCCGGCCGCTGACGTGGATCCCGCTGGAAGCTGGACATCAGGAAGCGCTAACACCAAACCATTTCCTGCTACTGAGCACGAGCGGTGTGGTGCAGACGCAGAAAACGTTGGCCGACTCCAAGGACGCTTGCCGTAACCAATGGAACCTGATGCGGGTGATAATCGACCAGTTTTGGCGCAGATGGGTTCGGGAGTACCTGCCGGACCTGACGCGGCGAACCAAATGGCACGAGGAA ACACCGTGCGGAATGGTTGGATCCGGGGACGTGTGGCGGAAGTGGTCGTGGGCCGCGACGGTCGAGTTCGTCAGGCTGTAG